aggtggcCCAGGAGGGAACAAAACCCCAAGAACAGCTCATGCAGCCATCAGGGCAGCTACAAGGAAGCAGGCAGGCCAGGCTGCGGTTAAGGGACGCTTGCTGGGGGGTGATGGCTCAGCAGCTGGGGAAACCTTGGGGGCTTTCAGGAGAAGCCGGCATGTCCAGGGCTGGAGTCAGCTGTCTCCCCAATCTCCTTGGGCCCACCCTGACTAGAGGAAGAGTGCTCACCCCAGATTGGCTACCCACAGGGCCGGGCTTGGCTGTGGGGAAAGATAAGATGCCCTGCATGCCTCCTGCATGTCACCCTGCCCTGGGGCAGTCGCCTGAGACACTTTCTCATGGTTTGGAGAGCTCCTCACAGTCGCACCCTAGAAATCAGGCCTGTGTTCCCAAGTCCCCAGAAATCCCTCACCCagacccacccccgcccccacagagtagccccttcccccccaccccaggttctCTGCAcactcccctctgcccagcccccatgCAGGTAACCTCTACACCTGCCCCAAAACAGTCCACGAGAACCAGGACAGTCCCTCTTACCTGCCCCAGGGCACACCTGATCTAGGCCCATCCCTGCACCTGCCTGGCCCAAAGTCCCCAGTCTCAGCCCTCACTACACAAAGATAACCCCTGAACCAGCAGCATCACACCAcccaggagcttgttagaaatgcagagtcttggGCCACACCTCAGACCTGGTGAATTGGAACTTGAATTTGAACAAGCTACCCAGGTGATCCACGTGTATGCTAGAGTCTGGAGAGTAGTTTTATAGACCACTGCTCTAATCAAGTCCTTGTGTCCTAGATCTATAACTTCCAGTGGCTCCCCAGGGCCTAGTGAATGTAGTCTAGACTCAGTGGCTTGGCAGTCAAGGCTTCAACTGACTTGTTGCCCACGGCTTGGGCTCTGCTTCCACCTCAGGAATGCCATCCCCTCCTGTGTCAGCCAAAGCCACCCCGAACTTCAAGGCCCTCTAAAAGcaccacctcctccaagaagctggTCTGAACTGCACCTCATTACATCacacctggcctggctcactcGTATTTCCTGGTAAGTGGGGACCCTGTCCTGTGTTCCTGGTGGCTCTAAGCACCAGGATGGGGCAAAGAAGATGCCAGATGCCAACCACAGCTAACAAGGCCCAGTGTCCAGGTGTTGGGAAGCTCCCCCTCAGCTCTAGCCTGCTGGGCTCGGGCTCCGCCATGGCCTTCACCTCAACTCAGAGTAGTTGAGGTGGACTCAGGCAGTGTGGACCAGCTCCCTGCATGCTCCCTGCGGGGGAAGGAGCACTCCTCAGAACACAGGCCTGGTGAGCCTCCATCAGCCATGTGCtcgctctgtgcctcagtctccccaaATACAGAAGAGAATGCCACCCAGcctgcctccctcttttcctGGGGGGTTGGCAAGATCTCTGAGATAGATGAGTAGGCCCCCTAAATTCTGGGGTCAGAATCTGGAGCAAAGAGGCTCCATCCTTGAGTGGTCAGCAAACCCTTTCTTACCAGGCAGAGAAGCCCCTGGGAGGCCAAGTCACTTGCCCAGAGGCCTCTTCATGGGCAAACAGTAAAGCCTCAAAGGATGGGACTGTCataccctcctccccaccccctccctggcccagTTCCAAGAGGCTGGCATCCCCCAGGAAGTCCTCACTCCTTTACAGCAAGTCCTCAAGAAGGTACTCAAGCATGTAACCTCAGACAGTTCCTGGCTCCCACAACGTCTGGGGAGCAAAAGAAAAGGTCCCTCCAATCTCATCttacagacagaaaaagagaggtAAGGACAGGGCAATACTGAAGTGGATTAAGCTCTTTCAGTTcccatttctctcttcccctaGTTCTGTTCCCGTGTTCAACCCAGGCCAATTCGGACCCCCAACCAGGTTTCCCAAGGCCAAGTCTGAAGCTCCACCTCACAACATCCTACATGGAATCCAAAACAGACTAGTTTATCTGCAGAGCTCCTACCTGAACCCCCAGGCTCTCCAGAAGCAGATGAAGAGGACAGTGGAGTGATGCTGAGCCCAGAGAGATGACATTCTAATGCTGACATCTCAAGCAGGCAGCTGCTTTTATAAGAAGCAGGTGAACTCCCTAGCTCCTCAAAATCACAGTATGCATGACACCCAAATACTTGGCCTGAGCCCAGAGCCCCTCCTGGAAGAAAAGGTGGGGCATGAAGCAGAGAGACTCAGCTGCCCACTTGGGGTGAGGACTCCTTCTGCCTTAGAGGGTGggattcctttcctccttctccagcCAAGGCCAGGCACATCTGGCAGTCAGGGAAAACCATTTGTTAAGAAGACTTCAGGGGGCACATATCTGAGAGGCATGAGAGAAGTGACAGAATAGAATAGTTCAGAGCACGGATTCTGGAGCCAGGGTGCTGAGGTCCCAGTTCTTGTTCTGTCACAACTGAAGTACATGACTGTGGCTCAGTCTTCCCGtccgtaaaatgggaataagaccTACCTTAAGAGGATTACAAGGAGCTAATATCTGCAAAGTCCTTAGAACACTGCCTGGGCCAGCCTCTTGGCCTCTGCCTAATTTCTCCCACTCAGGATATACCCTCCTTTGCTCCCACTATCCCAGCTCAAAGCCTCTCCTAGGcctgccagcccagccctgaTCTGAGCCCTCAGCCCCTAGTTCCAGTGCTCACCTCACAGTGTTACCTTGGTCCATCAGCACTGCCCCGTCCAGGATCCAGCTTCCTCCTCCCAGATCTAAGGCCCCTCAGCTCTTAGCCCTTCATACTGAGAGCACTAGCTACACAGCTCAGTCCTCAGCTGGCTCCTCTGTGCAAAGAGGAGAACTGGGGTTGGAAAGATAAGGGTCTGCAGggagacccccagccccaccttcttcctcccctccaactccctgccccccagggctGGGCACTCAGCAGTCCCTCGAGAGAGTGGCCTGAAATACAGCTCTGGCCTCGTTGGCCACCCCTGTCTCCTGAgttagaaaacacacacaagcTTGCATGCACTCACCCCTCTGTTGCCCCAGTCTGGATTTCCACCAAagagagcaaaggaaatcattcatCCCCAACCTGCAGCAACTCCACACCCCCTAGAGCCACCCCGCCTCCCGCTAGGCTACAGGCCTGCCTTTGAACCACTTGTCCCATCTCCACATCTCTTCTCCCACTGGCCCCCTCAGATTCTTGCAGTGATTCACACAACTGCTTttgtggaaagaaaataaaaatcctcagGATCACTTGGGATTTGAAGAGGGCCCCTGTGCTGCCCTGACCTTCCCACCTGGCTCAGTTTTCTGAGCATCAACGTCATGCCAGGGCTTGAAACATTCTCAAGTTTCCAGCCCTTAAGAAaccagacagggagttcccgtcatggttcagtggtaacaaacctgactagtatccatgaggatgcaggtttgatccctagccttgctcagtgggttaaggatccggcattgccatgagctgtggtgtagatcgcagccacggcttggatcccacgtggctgtggctgtggcataggctggcagttagagctccaattggacccctagcctgggaacttccatacgccacaattcggccctaaaaaaaaaaaaaggggggggaagaaagaaaccagacagTACACAGACAACTGCAACAAATGGTTATGAACTCTGATAAATATAATGAAGAAAGTAAGCCAGGTGCTACAGTGAATTATAGGGAAGGACGAGCCGCTACCAAGACTGGGAAGGCATACTTAAGTCAAGACCTGAAAAATAAGAAGCAAAGCCAGCCCAGGCAAATaacattccaggcaaaggaaagAGCACAGGCAAAGGCCACAGGGCAGGAAAAAGCTTGGGTGTTCAAGGAGCAGAATGATTCAGGTGTGACTGTTAGGAAGATGCAAAAGGGACAGTGGGGGATAAGGCCGGGAGAGGTCAGAGTGGCCAGATCATGGCGGGTCTGAAAGGCCAAGGGAAAGCTTTGCAATTTTATTCCAAGTGCAGTAGGGAGCTATTGGGGGTCTTAGAGGATTGAGATGATCTACACAATAGTTTTCAAAATTGTTCTCGCTGCTTGGTTAAAATGGATTTGAGGAGGCAATTGCAGACTTGGGGAAAACAGGTAGAAATTACTACAGCATTCAGGCAAGACAGACAAGGTGGCTTGCCCTGGGGCAGTAGCAGTGGAGTCAGAGCATGAAGAAGAGGCCTAAGAGAGATGTGGCAGAAAGAACCAAAAGGACTTGCTGTAGCACTAGCtgtggagagggaggaaaagggaggagaTGATGCCATCTGGTTTCCTGTCTTTAATGGACGGTGGGTTATGGGCCCTTTACTGAGATGGGAAGGCACAGGAGGGTCATGCTTGGGGAGTGTGGTCAGGGTTCTGTTTCTTCCATATTAAGTTTTTCATACCTATGAGACATCCAGGACACCATAAATCATCAGGAGGGTGGTTGGGTagagaggctggggctggagatAAAATTGGCTACTTAAAATCATGAGAATGAAAATGATGTACATTTAAGATCTGTGTGTTTGTAAATTaatgcttgatttttaaaattattaaaaaattatacgAAAAATGACAGCTTGAAGAGTATGTAAATAGAAGGGAATCAGGGCAGACGAGGGGGCTGAGGACAAGGCTGGGGACCCTCAACATTTAAAGCTGAGTGAAGGAGTTGTCCTTAAAGACTGGTAAGGAAGGGCTGAGGGAGGCTGGTGTTAAGGAAGAAaaccagaagccagaagagaaTGATCAAGACCAAGGGAAGTCAAAGAGATCTGCTGGTGGGGGAGTATAAATTACAGGGGACCTTTACTAGGGCAGTTTCAGTGCAATGGTGGGACCAAAGCCAGGTCAAATGAGCTGAAGAACCACAGGGGCTGCAGATACAGACAGTTCTCCGGAGAACTTTTGCTATGAAGAGAAGTGGAAAAGTGCATCATAGCTGAGGGCCAATGAGAGATGAAGGCAAAAGGTGTGGGGGTGTAAAATGGGGAAGGGGGGCACAAAGCATGTTCTTACACCATTGTGAATGATCCAGGGGGAAAGCAGCCACTTTTAACACTGGAGAGAGGGAAAGTAACTGAAGAACCAGGGACAGGGAGGTGACCACCATGGAACCCTAGTGGAAGCATGAGCCTGTGGCAGGAACTGGGACGCTTAGaccacccccccccgccgccgcccccacaGCAAGATGAAAGGGGAGGGGAGCAAAGATGCAAAAATGGGGGGCCTTCACTGCACACACTTTCAGATACAGGGCCTAGCCATCCCTCCATTTCTGACCATTTCAATGACCCCTCCAGACACCTGCCGGGTGCTGCTTGCTCCAAACTAGAAGTTACCCAGCCCCTCTGTGGACTGGCACGAGATGTGCCGTCACCAGCAGGCTCTGCAACCAACCTGTAAGCACATCTCACCACAGGTGTCAGCCAGGTGCTTATCTCATCAGGCCATGCCCCTCCCTGGTGCAAGCTCCGAGGGGGTCGCCAGGCCCCTCACCGGCTCaaccagagccccagccccctcccggGGCAGTGGCTACTCTGAACCCTTCCCCCAAATTGAGCACTCAACACACCCTACCCTTTCCGAGCCCAGGTCTTGCCAACCCCAGCGCAGCCCGTGAGCCCCTAGTTGGCCCTTCGGGGACAgctgctccccaccctgcccGGGGGACCCCATGTCCCCCAGcgccttctcttccctccccagggaCCTCCTGAGACGTCGCGGGGCGTCCGCGCCCGGCTTTGTCTGCGCCCAGGAAACGCGCCCGCCGGGCGCCCCGGGTGCTCCCTCAGCACTCAGCCCCCGGGTCCCGCCTGCCCACCCCCACGCAACCCCCGCCCCGGTACCACAGCCACCCGGCTCCACAGCCACCCGGCTCCACCACCGCTGCCCCCGACGCGAGGAGGAGGCGCGGCACCCACCGCCCTCTCCGCCTCCGGGGACGTTGGGCACCCTCGCCCTCCCACCCGAGAGCCGCGCTGGCTGCCGGAGCCCCGGGCCGGCCAAGCCTCGGGACCGCTTCGGGCCCCTCACCCTCCCGCGGCGGCCGCAGCCGCAGCCCCAGCCTGCGCCCCAGCGGGGCCGGCAGCCGGGGGTCGGGGAGCGGGCGCGCGGTACCTTTCCCTGCTGAGCCGGGGAAGTGAATTTGCGGCGAGCCGCACTCCAGCCTCGGCCTCCTCCGCCTCCCCTTCTCCTCAGCCGCCTGGCTTCCTCCTCCAGCCACCGCTGGGACCTTAGGGGCCCGAGCCAGCAGCCGCGGCCTGTGTGGGGCCCCGCTCCGCCTCGCGTCCCCAGCCCACCCCGCCCAGTCCGCTCAGGCCCGGCCTCCGCTCCGCCTCGGGGCGGGGCCGCGCCGGACTCCtccccccggcccggcccgccgggggcggggaggctgGAGGCCGTCTTTGCGGAGAACGCCACTGTCCCTGTCTCCGGACTCGGACCCAGCGCTCCCCGCCTCCGGACTCGGACCCAGCGCTCCCCGCCTGGGCCCACGGCCCCCGCCTCAAGCTGGCCGCCGAACGTCTCCACCTGTCCACCCCCAATAAGCAGCCAGCGCAGTCCTGCCCGCCCTGAGCTTGGGCTTAACGTGGAGCCGAAGCTGCCTGCCAGGCCCCGGGGTGGAGCTAGGACACAGGCATCACTTTACCCGCAGAGCTCGGAACCCTCCTCTAAAGCTGCCTTCACTCTCGCAAACCCTACATTGGATCTCAGTTGGGGTCAGAGGGCTCTTTCCCCTGGGGGTCACCTCCAATCTCATTTTCTCCCAACACTGCTGCCGCACCCCACCACAGTCACCCCCTCCCATACCTCCTCAATCTCAAAACTTCAACTCGCTTGAACCTGTCCCTTCTCAGCCCATAGCTTTGAGCAGAGGTGGCTTCTGGAAGAAAACTTCTTTCCCTGGTACTACTACCCACCGCCTCctcaattttaataaaaaccaAAGCAACTGTAAGTGTGAGggtcatttgtttaaaaaaaaaagaagaagaagaagaagaaggagttcttgtcttggctcagtggaaatgaatctgactagcatccatgaggacccaggttcaatccttggccttgcttagtaggttaaggatctagtgttgctgtgagctgtggtatagtttgcagatgtgacttggatcccacgttgctgtgactgtggcataggccagcggctacagctctgattcaacccctagcctgggaacctccatttacaAATGATGGGAAACTACTTAAATTGACTTGGTGTAAGCAAATAGGAAATGTACATATTCATGTAACAGAAGACTCCAATGGTATGACTGATCTGGAACCAAGAGGCTCAAAAAATATCATCAAGACTTGGTCTTCTCCGGAGTTTtagttttggctcagcagaaacaaatctgactagtaaccatgaggatgcaggttcaatccctggcctcactcagtgggttaaggatctggtgttgcggtgagctgtggtgtaggtcgcagatacggctcggaacctgcattgctgtggccatggcgcaggcctgcggctacagctccaattagacccctagcctgggaaccttcatatcctgtgggtgcagccctaaggaaaaaaaaaaaaaaaagacttgttctTCTCATCTCTCATCTCGGTTCTTTGCAGCAGCAGCTCTAGGCATAACCCAAGTCCTCACTTCTTTCATCTGTCCCAGAAAAAGCCAGCATTACACCAAGTTGGCTCTGACTGGGTCACATATCATTGTTGCAGCCTGAATCACAAGCTTACACTGGGGTTCATTCCACCCAAACCACAGGAATGGAGAGTGAGGAAGTGTGATGGCAAGACACTATTTACCATTAGAAGGTAAATGGACCCTGAACTGTGTGCCAAGCATGCAGTAggtttgcagaaaaaaaaaaattggtcattaCTGAAGACCTTCATTATGTCTCAGGGGTGCCCATTACCTTTTGAACATCACTTTCTGTATCACGAATCCTGCATCTCCTATTTCAGAGCCAGAAGCACTCTTTCCCATTCTCCTGGCATCATCCAACTCCTGCCAACCAGATGCACCATTGTAAATTTTTATGGGGGAGTGAGCAATGTCAGGAGACAGGCACCACCAGAATCCATTCAGAAGGAGAATGGTACACAAGGCATCTGACTTTAGGAGCAGCAATGATAGAGGTGCTGGAGTATCTGCCAAAAATATGAAGGTACACATTTCACTTGTCTACTGTGTAATAAACCACCCCCCAaacagtgacttaaaacaacaatgatttctttctcacagttctttgGGTTCTTTGGCCTCAGCTAGATAGTTCTTCTGCTGTCCCTATCTAGCGACATCAACTGGTAGCTTGGCTGGAACCAGAATAATCCAAgtgacttctctctttttctgaccTCTCCAGCAGAACATACGACAACATGGCAGCCTGGCTTCCCAGAGGATGGCAATGGAAGCTGCCAGGTTCTTAAGACCTGGGCCCAGAGTTGCTAATTCATTATTTCTGCCACAATCTATGGGCTAAAGAAAGTCACAAAGCCACCTCAGATTCAAGGGGAGGATAAACTGACTCTATCTACCTCTTGATAGGAAGAGTAGGGTGTtgtattaatttgctagagctGCTGCAACAAAGTCCTTTGAACTGGGCACCTTAATTAACAGAAATATATTGTTCTGGAGGTTGgaaatctgagatcaaggtgccagcgGAGTTGATTCCTTTTAAGGGAGAGAGAATCTGTTCCAATCCTCTCTCCTGGCTTTTGATAGTGCGCTGGCAATCTTTAGAtttccttggcttatagatgcATCACCCCAATCTTAGCTTCTATCCCTTTATCTTCACACGAGTTCTCCCTTGTGTGCATGTGCCTATCTCTGTGCCCAAACCCCCCTTATAAAACcaccagtgggagttcccatttgtggcacagtggaaacaatcagACTAGTACCCATAGGgtgtgggttccaaccctggcctcactcaagtgggttagggatccggcattgccatgagctgtggtgtatgttgcaagATGCAActtggctcccacgttgctgtggctgttatgtaggctggcagctgcagctctgattcgaccccaagcctggggactTCAATATGCCAggtatgcagccctaaaaaacaaaaaataaataagcaaacaaacgaACACCAGTGGACTAGGGCCCACcctgatgacctcattttaacttgagtacctctgtaaagaccccatctccaaataaggtcacattctgaggtgctggGGGTTAGGACTCCCACAGATCTCCAACATATCCAAGATACCTACTCGGAGGGATATACCTCAACCTATGACAAATGTGCATGTAGGAATAGAAGGAATCTTGGTAACCATCTTTGCAGAAGCCCCAGGAAATACCTCTCTCTTATCTTCAAGAATAGATTCCCGGGGCAGGTCGTTTTAACAAGGCTGGAACTTTAAACACCCCTCACAAGTCAAGCTACCAGCATCAGCCTTGGGTATGACCTGTTTTTCTATCCCCCGCAAGGGAGCCTTTAGAGCCTTATAGGTGCAAAGTAGACTGGAACTAAGATGCTTCCTCATTGTTTTCTCTTAGAAGGACAGGAGGAAGAAGGTCAGGCTCAGACACCTGATCAGCTATGAGGCGCTGAGCAAGTTTGCCAGACTTGCTTTTGTCATCCTCGGGGGTAATGACAAAAGCCTGCCTCTCAGGGTTGTggtgaaaatttaaaagactaaagGATATGAAAACTGATGTCTAAACCatcagcaacccccccccccagatgtcAGAAATTATTAGCTTCAGTCTTTGCCACATCAGTGCAGGTGACTTACACTCCGTTTTGACTTGAAACATTAGTAAAACATTAATCACAGTCAGACTTCAAGTGTGTGGAGAACTTCACAGTTTCCAAAGCACTTCCACACCCACCATCGCAGGgagctctgtctctctgtgttgTGAGAACAGAGCCGTTGAAGAAGGGCTTTAAGAAGTGTGTTAGTAACAGTTATgctggctgctataacaaagagACCCAAGAACACAGTAGTTCAAATGTAATAGAAACATGTATCTTACCCACATGAGAGAGAAGTTTCCCATTTCATAAGGGCCCTCCCTCATATAGTGATTCAGGGATCTAGGCACATTCCAACTTGTGCCTCCAGCAACAATTGGAGTTGGCCAACTACAGAGGAGGCTAGGAAGTGTGTTTTAGCTGGGAACTCAAGTGGGATAGGAGAGTGACTTTTCATGAACAGCCAGGAGCCTTTACCATGGGAGAGTTTATAAAGTTCTAGAGGGATGGGTCCCCAAGGACCCATAGTTTCTCTGTAGGATGCAGTGAGTTGACATATGGACCATGATATTTCACTTCCCTGTGTAGTACTGTGCACCCATATTATTGTCATGGATTCCCACCACTGTTAATGGGCTTGACCATATGACTTTCTCTGGCCAATGAAATAGGGTAAAAGTGGTAGTATGTCAGTTTTGAGCCTTAAAGTGTTCCTGCATGTTTCTACTTCCTTCTCATGCTTTTTCTATCTCTTTAGAAATGCTTCCCTGGATAATTTCTGCCCTTCAGCCTGAGGCCAAAGAATGAAGACACAAGGAGCAGACCAGAGCACCACCCAGCACCTAGAGCCAAACACAGGAAGGCCATTATCTGGAAGCACCTATCTACCAACTTGTAGATGCATGAGATTAGCAGAATTATCCCAGTCAACCTACATACACATAAGAAATAAATACTAACTGTTGTATGCCACTGAGTTTCCATGGTTGTTACGCAGCACTGCTGTGGCAATACCTGACTGCTAAAGGACAAATAAAgagcatccttggagttcccgtcgtggctcagtggttaacaaatccaactaggaactatgaggttgtgggttccatccctggcctcgctcagtgggctaaagatctggccttgctgtgagctgtggtgtaggtcacagatgcagcttggatcctgcgttgctgtggctctggcgtaggccagtggctacagctctgattagacccctagcgtgggaacctccatatgccatgggagcagccctagaaaaggcaaacagacaaaaaacaaaacaaaacaaaacaaaagagtatCCTCATCCTCCCCCCAGCCATTTATAAATAATGTCAGTTCCATCTCATTAAAgacaaagttagaaaataaaagagtacTTGACTCAAAACCAGGCATGTAGTACATGAATATTACATCTGAAGTTGAGGCTAGAATGTGTATTTCATCTTGTCCTCACTGCACAcactgactggtgtccttaggtTTCTCCTCTGGACGAGACTTCCTGATCTTCAACTAACATCCTTGGTATGGTTGTTCTGATGGGATAATGACATATTAACGAAAAGACTAACAGCCAAAGGATATAAGTTCCATTACT
The sequence above is a segment of the Sus scrofa isolate TJ Tabasco breed Duroc chromosome 17, Sscrofa11.1, whole genome shotgun sequence genome. Coding sequences within it:
- the LOC110257389 gene encoding basic proline-rich protein-like, with product MSPSAFSSLPRDLLRRRGASAPGFVCAQETRPPGAPGAPSALSPRVPPAHPHATPAPVPQPPGSTATRLHHRCPRREEEARHPPPSPPPGTLGTLALPPESRAGCRSPGPAKPRDRFGPLTLPRRPQPQPQPAPQRGRQPGVGERARAAWLPPPATAGTLGARASSRGLCGAPLRLASPAHPAQSAQARPPLRLGAGPRRTPPPGPARRGRGGWRPSLRRTPLSLSPDSDPALPASGLGPSAPRLGPRPPPQAGRRTSPPVHPQ